The region GGTGCCCCTTTAATGATCTCTCGAGTATAAACAACGTTTGTATTGTTGAATGTTTTGCTAGACACGATTAATCAAGTTTTAATTTCAATGACGATTTAGTCTTCACGATGATGAAAACAAGTCCAGTTCGAACGATGACTGTGCTGCGTGTATCgttgtgctttttttgtccACAGGTCTCGTCATGTGTtgcaaatgtttcaaagtgtttttcttttattttgaaagtctccCTACTTGAAGCATTGTTCTTACTCCGTGTGGTTTAATGCATGAGTTTTAATCTGAGATATAAaccatattttaaacatttttccttcttaaatCCTGATCATCACaagcgacctttgaccttttgatTTAACCTGCGTTATTATATCACTGTCATGATGTCGGTATCGGACAGCGTCTTCACgagtctctctttctctcagagtTGAGGAGCCGATGTCATTGGAGGCAGAAGATGATCGCGAGGAGAAACCGGCTCTGGTTCCCAGTTTGttccccttcatccctccaACGCTCTACTTCAGCACGGTCAACGAGAAAGGTgagcgcacgcacgcacgccgGCCGGTGTGAAAAATAGGCAACGTTAGCCGATGCtttcagatgttacagcctgtgttCAGGACGTTGAAGTTATGACCTCTTCATCCCGGCACACGAGCCTTCTGATGAAATGTgtcttctgttctgtttctttgctCGTCAGTGGAGCTTCTTCCTGCAGAACAAAGACGACTGTTAAAATGGAAGATCAGCACCGTCACGCCAAACGTTGTGAAACACACCATCGCCAGGTCACACTTCAAAGCCACCAAGAGTAAGTCCTCACGGGTGttacagaaaatacagaaacaaagatGTTAAGGTGCACTTCAGCGGTCGTTTTATTGGACCTCAGAGATAACGTCCCTGTTAGTTTAACATGCATGAGCTGAAAGATCAAACTGTGTTGTTCCCGTAGAGAGCCACGACTGGTTGGGCTGCTGGGGACACCACATGAAGTCTCTCGGCTTCAAAGTCCTCGGAGAACACCAGAAGGTGAATAATAAATCACACGCccagggtccgaaattaacacCCGCCAAGCGCCAAATGTGGGTAGATTTTCCGTTTGGCGAGTACTGAACTACTGCCTATAaataatggataaaaaaaaataaaaaaaaggccagcaaacattttttttttttttttacaatttcctGATCAGatctgtgacttaaatgtgttattgattaaacaaaacataatgccTTCTTAATTAAATGCACTGtaacagtgttgtgtgtgtttgtgggacacaaaaacaaaatttgtttatttattgccgGTAAAACAAATATGTTTGGCCGGTGAATTTTTTCAACTACCTGCCACCTCGGCCGGttagtcaaaaagttaatttcggaccctgcACACACCCAGATATGCTTCACTTTAAGGACGGCGGGACTCGTTAACTGTTTCTCTGTCCCTCGGTCCTAGCTGAACCACTTCCCAGGGACGTTTCAGATCGGCAGGAAGGACCGCCTGTGGAGGAACCTCTCCAAGATGAAGGCTCGCTTCGGCAAACAGGAGTTCAGCTTCTTCCCCCGAACCTTCATCCTCCCTCAGGACATCAAGCTGCTCCGCAAAGCCTGGGAGGACGGCAGCTCCAGGCAGAAGTGGATCATCAAACCGGTATGTTAACCTGTAAAGGCTTAGAAGGCAAATCGATCTGAAAGCACAGGAAGTATGCTTTATTGTCTTTGTCGTTTCAGTTTGATGATTTATAAATCTGTCTGAAAGTAAAAGTCAGTAATCAATGAAACAAATACAGATATATTCACCATGTCTCTTTCTCCTCACACGTCCTGTAGCCGGCATCAGCCAGAGGAATCGGCATCCAGGTCATCCACAAATGGAGCCAAATGCCCCGCAAGAGACCCCTGCTGGTCCAGAAGTAAGTAGGCCCCGACACAGACTGCTTTGATCATCCCAGGGAGCGCACATCAGGAGAGCGTGAAACATGATTCTCCCCGTGTTGTTCTGCAGGTATCTTCACAAGCCCTACCTCATCAGCGGAAACAAGTTTGACCTACGGATCTACGTCTATGTGACCTCATACGACCCGCTCAAGATTTACATCTTCTCTGACGGACTCGTTCGATTCGCCAGCTGCAAGTCAGTTTCAACCTCACcctgcacaataaaaaaaaaaaaaagacaaagaaacactgGCTTAGATAATGCACAATTAACACAGGATGTTCCCAAAGTGACTCAGGTATACCTGTAAAGTAATCAGATCgttttaaagatggagtcagtagactgggcccctcctccttgGCTTATTCCCCCCCAGAAGCGGAAaagtccgtcatattcaccgctttgaatggcgtccaatcactgaattgtatccactccctaaactcacctgctgcgctgtcattggctggaggaaacataccagctccgcccacaaaTGTCCCGAGtcaagcagaacagtaaaatccagtcagtctctgcagacagtcaccaccacacatgtatggaggcccagaagggacaatggagcagcttcactttaggagaagtctgtattttattttgaaggaaccagccagctttactttaggagaagtctgtattttattttgaaggaaccagccagctttactttaggagaagtctgtattttattttgaaggaaccagctgctgactgtcttcactttaggagaagtctgtcttttattttgaaggaacaagctgctgactccatctttaattaTTGTGAGATATTCTGTCTTGATGGATAGCCCTTGAGATGATCCATCTTGTTTTCGAGGGAGTCCAGttggaaacactgtgacatcaaaaATGTGTCTGAACTGATGTTAAAGTTTCTACTCGTCTCTTCTCTTCAGGTATTCGTCTTCCATGAAGACTTTGAGTAACAAGTTCATGCACCTGACCAACTACAGCGTCAACAAGAAGAACTCTGAATACCAGGCCAACAGCGACGACAAAGCCTGCCAGGGACACAAATGGTAAAAGAAGGAAGATGTTTGTGCAGAATAtttgaggaggagaggaagaacaaaCTAGTAAACAGACATGTATAGGTTTCAGTGAAGCAGAGATATTTCTGACCACTCAGcacttcccttttttaaatgtgttgaagcTCTGATCCCCATCTGGTCtccttaatgtgtgtttgtgtgttcagggcTTTGAAAGCCTTGTGGCAGTTTCTTGGTGCTAAAGGAGTCAACACCACGCTGATCTGGGAGAAGATCAAAGACATCGTCATCAAAACCATCATCGCGTAAGTTTCCTCTTCTGTCCTTCATCGGTGTCATAACCTCAGAGCAGTCGCTGTGATGAtgaatgtttctgcttttacaTTCTTTGCAGGTCTGGTCTGGATCAGAGTTTGAGTGACAGCTttcacaccaacacaaacaaaccgcactaactgtgtgtgtgaaaatgtctgtTAGTGTCTTCAGTGAGGAACGAACGCTTCAGTTCGCCCGTTATTCAATTAATTTAGTCTGTACAGGAAGTCTTCCTCTGCTGCGGAGACAATAATCCCTCTGAGATGAAACGATGACTCATTTCAGAggaatctgtttttattgaagGAGACGagaatgaaacattttgtcttctgtgtgtgacCTCAGGTCAGAGCCGTACGTCAACAGTCTGCTGAAGATGCACCTCCGGACGCCGTACAGCTGCCACGAGCTGTTCGGCTTCGACATCATGCTCGATGAGAACCTGAAACCCTGGATCCTAGAGGTCAACATATCaccaaggtaacacacacacacacacacacacacacacacacacacgtttatacacacacacacacacacacacacacacacagacacacacacacacacacgtttatacacacacacacacacacacacacacgtttatacacacacacacacacagacacgtttatacacacacacacacacacacacacacacacagacacacacacacacacacacacacacacgtttatacacacacacacacacacacacacacgtttatacacacgcacacacacacacacgtttatacacacacacacagacacacacacacacacacacacgtttatacacacgcacacacacacacacacacacgtttatacacacgcacacacacacacacacacacacacacgtttatacacacacacacacacacacgtttatacacacgcacacacacacacacacacacgtttatacacacacacacacacagacacgtttatacacacacacacgtttatacacacacacacgtttatacacacacacacacacgtttatacacacacacacacacagacacgtttatacacacacacacacacacacacacacacacacgtttatacacacacacacacacagacacgtttatacacacacacacacagacacacacacacacacacacagacacacacacacacacgtttatacacacgcacacacacacacacacacacacacacacagacacgtttatacacacgcacacacacacacacacacacacacacacgtttatacacacacacacacacacacagacacgtttatacacacacacagacacacacacgtttatacacacacacacacacagacacacacacacacacacacacacacacacacacacacacgtttatacacacgcacacacacacacacacacacacacacacgtttatacacacacacacacacagacacgtttatacacacacacacacacagacacacacacacacacagacacacacacgtttatacacacacacacacagacacacacacgtttatacacacacagacacacacacacacacacacacacgtttatacacacgcacacacacacacacacacgtttatacacacacacacacacacagacacacacacgtttatacacacacacacacacacacacacgtttatacacacacacacacacacagacacacacacgtttatacacacacagacacacacacacacacacagacacgtttatacacacacagacacacacacacacacacacacacgtttatacacacgcacacacacacacacacacgtttatacacacacacacacacagacacacacacgtttatacacacacacacacacacacacgtttatacacacgcacacacacacacacacacgtttatacacacacacacacacacacacacacacgcacgcacacacacacacacacgtttatacacacgcacacacacacacacacacacacacgtttatacacacgcacacacacacacacacacacacacagacacacgtttatacacacgcacacacacacacacacacacacgtttatacacacacacacacacgtttatacacacacacacacacacacgcacacacacacacacacgtttatacacacgcacacacacacacacacacacgtttatacacacacacacacacgtttatacacacacacacgtttatacacacacacacacacgtttatacacacacacacacacacacgtttatacacacacacacacacacacacacgtttatacacacacacacacacacgtttgtacacacacacacacacgtttgtacacacacacacacacacgtttatacacacacacacacacacacaaacacgtttacacacacacacacaaacacgtttacacacacacacacacacacgtttacacacacacttacacacacaaacacgtttacacaaacacacttacacacacacacacacacacacacgtttatacacacacacaaacacacacacacacacacacacacttacacacacacagacacacacagacacacacaaacacacttacacacagacacatacacacacacacacacacacacgtttatacacacgcacacacacgtttatacacacacacttacacacacacacttatacacacacacacttacacacacacacttacacacacaaacacgtttacacaaacacacacacacacacacacacacacacgtttacacacacacacacacacacgtttatacacacacacacacacacgtttacacacacacacacacacacgtttacacacacacacacacacacacacatacacacaaacacacttacacacacacatacacatacacgtttacacacacacacacacacaaacacacttatacacacacacacacacacacaaacacgtttacacacacacacacgtttacacacacacacacaaacacatttacacacacatacacgtctacacacacacacaaacacgtctacacacacatttacacacacacacgtttacacacgtttacacacacacacacacacaaacacatttacagacacatacacgtctacacacacacacacacacacacaaacacgtctacacacacatttacacacacacacgtttacacacacacacacacacgtttacacacacatacacgtttacacacacacacacacgtttacacatacacacaaacacgtttacacacacacatacaagtttacacacacacacacgtttacacatacacacaaacacgtttacacacacacaaacacgtttacacatacacacacgtttacacacacacacgtttacacacacacacacacacaaacacgtttacacacacacaaacatgtttacacacacaaacatgtttacacacacacaaacacgtttacacacacatacacacgtttacacacacacacacgtttacacacacaa is a window of Labrus mixtus chromosome 13, fLabMix1.1, whole genome shotgun sequence DNA encoding:
- the ttll4 gene encoding tubulin polyglutamylase TTLL4 isoform X2; this encodes MTVTVEEPMSLEAEDDREEKPALVPSLFPFIPPTLYFSTVNEKVELLPAEQRRLLKWKISTVTPNVVKHTIARSHFKATKKSHDWLGCWGHHMKSLGFKVLGEHQKLNHFPGTFQIGRKDRLWRNLSKMKARFGKQEFSFFPRTFILPQDIKLLRKAWEDGSSRQKWIIKPPASARGIGIQVIHKWSQMPRKRPLLVQKYLHKPYLISGNKFDLRIYVYVTSYDPLKIYIFSDGLVRFASCKYSSSMKTLSNKFMHLTNYSVNKKNSEYQANSDDKACQGHKWALKALWQFLGAKGVNTTLIWEKIKDIVIKTIIASEPYVNSLLKMHLRTPYSCHELFGFDIMLDENLKPWILEVNISPSLHSNTALDVAVKGQMIRDLLNLAGFRIPDKDDVVAPCSSASSSTSSLCGGSREKTRLDLSADEKVKRAFYLTQRFADQDFLSSVLDVLTPDDVRVLAESEDELTRLGEFERIFPSRSSSRYLRFFEYQRYLNILLDQWEQKHWNDRTKGISQLSTLCHKGVHLGTNDPAHMWSKSSYISRFEPQRHELVSPSRPRVVVSHQRRPHHDDGSDGEVASVSSLPVSPSPGSSVTSSTCTSPQPGLSLSQSLLPHQFASL